The Candidatus Nitrosotenuis cloacae genome contains a region encoding:
- the dps gene encoding DNA protection during starvation protein, translated as MSKTEPNVVGVNVLKQNGVDVDELVKLLIYNASVEFTAYYYFTNLRMHCTGVDGEGVKGVIEDARLEDLSHFESCLSRIYELGGSLPNDAMEFIKMSGCEFLQLPPNKTDLRAIMEKCLKAEQGAIVNWNKICQMTYDKDPATYDVAKDILKEEIEHEAWFLELLYGRPSAHMRRKFPGERPHTQKHSRTLG; from the coding sequence ATGAGTAAAACCGAACCGAATGTAGTCGGTGTAAACGTCCTAAAGCAAAACGGTGTGGATGTGGATGAGCTTGTCAAGCTCCTGATCTACAACGCATCCGTGGAGTTTACTGCCTACTATTACTTCACAAACCTGAGGATGCACTGCACTGGGGTTGACGGCGAGGGGGTCAAGGGCGTAATCGAGGATGCGCGACTTGAGGATCTGAGTCATTTTGAGTCGTGCCTCTCACGCATCTACGAACTTGGCGGAAGCCTGCCAAACGACGCAATGGAGTTTATCAAAATGTCCGGATGCGAGTTTCTCCAGCTGCCGCCAAACAAGACCGACCTTAGGGCGATCATGGAAAAATGCCTCAAGGCAGAGCAGGGTGCAATAGTCAACTGGAATAAGATATGTCAGATGACATACGACAAGGATCCCGCTACGTACGATGTGGCAAAGGACATCCTCAAAGAAGAGATAGAACACGAGGCGTGGTTCTTGGAACTTCTCTATGGAAGGCCGTCTGCACACATGAGACGCAAGTTCCCAGGGGAGCGACCTCACACGCAAAAGCACTCTCGTACGCTGGGTTGA
- a CDS encoding NAD(P)/FAD-dependent oxidoreductase, translated as MVQEYEVIVVGAGPAGLSAGIFVARQRTSCLVISRDLGGQLNLIPKLENYPGTMMSSGPLLAKTLENQYLVFGGEMTYDTVERIDEVEGGLRVKTSRSEYLAKTVVLAPGKVPNNLGVTNENQFANKGVHYCTKCDAPFYQGRTTATVGVGGYLLESGILLSRMASKVYLIYKGGGLGGDKDMIESIKRKENVELIPNTSIKSISGNTTLQQITLLDNAGVEKTINVDGLFIEMGSKINLDFVKHLVTINTKGEIEVSDGGKTSHQAIFAAGDATNIPYKQIVAACGDGAAAGLSAFNHVERLKGKPGIRADWKKTIGDTVFHY; from the coding sequence TTGGTCCAGGAATACGAGGTAATTGTTGTTGGCGCAGGACCTGCCGGACTGTCCGCTGGAATATTTGTGGCAAGGCAGCGAACCTCGTGTCTGGTAATATCTAGGGACCTTGGGGGACAGCTGAACCTCATACCAAAGCTGGAAAACTATCCTGGGACTATGATGTCAAGCGGGCCTCTCTTGGCAAAGACGCTGGAAAACCAGTACCTTGTCTTTGGCGGGGAGATGACATACGATACTGTCGAGCGAATCGACGAGGTTGAGGGCGGCCTCAGGGTGAAGACGAGCCGCTCTGAGTACCTTGCAAAGACTGTGGTTCTTGCGCCAGGAAAGGTACCAAACAACCTTGGAGTGACAAATGAAAATCAGTTTGCCAACAAGGGCGTACATTATTGCACAAAGTGCGATGCACCATTTTACCAAGGGCGAACAACTGCGACGGTGGGGGTGGGTGGATACCTATTGGAATCGGGAATACTGCTTTCAAGAATGGCGTCAAAGGTGTATCTCATTTACAAGGGTGGAGGACTGGGAGGCGACAAGGACATGATAGAGTCAATAAAGAGAAAAGAAAACGTCGAGCTTATTCCGAACACGTCAATCAAGTCAATTTCCGGAAACACCACGCTGCAGCAGATCACACTGCTGGACAACGCCGGGGTCGAAAAGACCATCAACGTAGACGGGCTCTTCATAGAGATGGGCTCAAAGATTAACTTGGATTTTGTAAAGCATCTGGTGACAATTAACACAAAGGGTGAAATCGAGGTATCTGATGGCGGCAAGACGTCGCATCAGGCAATATTTGCAGCAGGGGATGCGACAAACATCCCGTACAAGCAGATTGTTGCGGCATGCGGTGACGGGGCGGCTGCGGGCCTATCTGCATTCAACCACGTCGAGCGATTAAAGGGCAAGCCTGGAATCCGCGCCGACTGGAAGAAGACCATCGGGGACACCGTGTTCCACTACTAG
- a CDS encoding Lrp/AsnC ligand binding domain-containing protein has product MNEAYVLLNVDYKQQKSIIDQAKKIPAVKSVKTVYGIYDILIVLESDNMQEIKNSIDVNLHSIDGINNLTSLISVT; this is encoded by the coding sequence ATGAATGAGGCTTATGTTTTGCTTAATGTTGATTACAAGCAACAAAAGAGCATAATCGATCAGGCAAAGAAAATCCCCGCCGTAAAATCGGTAAAGACTGTTTATGGCATCTATGACATACTCATAGTGCTTGAATCCGACAACATGCAGGAGATTAAAAACTCAATTGACGTTAACTTACACAGTATTGACGGAATCAACAACCTCACGTCGTTGATATCAGTGACTTAA
- a CDS encoding DUF6659 family protein, which produces MQKQFYEGKCENLLKRPEIRFAGIIDEDGKLVSGGFKKDIRPFADDENTLNSFMEFASRFSLRKEFDKTLGPINYLAARRDKLVLISFPFPVSKIILLISAEPTVDIEELARQVVTIFSDVS; this is translated from the coding sequence ATGCAAAAACAGTTCTACGAGGGAAAATGCGAGAACCTGCTAAAGAGGCCGGAGATACGTTTTGCCGGAATAATTGACGAGGATGGCAAGCTGGTATCCGGCGGATTCAAAAAAGACATACGACCGTTTGCAGACGATGAAAACACACTCAACTCGTTCATGGAGTTTGCATCCCGATTCTCCCTGCGCAAAGAGTTTGACAAGACTCTTGGGCCGATAAACTATCTTGCTGCAAGAAGGGACAAACTCGTCCTGATAAGCTTCCCGTTTCCAGTAAGCAAGATAATTCTTTTGATATCTGCAGAGCCGACAGTTGACATTGAGGAGCTGGCAAGACAGGTAGTCACGATATTTAGCGACGTCTCCTAG
- a CDS encoding aspartate aminotransferase family protein has protein sequence MESAEAIYRKKTRTSSKIFERSKKLHVNGVSHNIRFFEPYPFVTKSAKGKHLIDVDSNKYVDFWMGHWSLILGHAAKEVIGTVKEQTNRGWMYGTVNKNTVELSEKIAKAVPVAEKIRYVSTGTEATMYAVRLARAVTGRKVVAKIDGGWHGYTTDLLKTVNWPFSESESSGLTDEEHIVSIPYNNLQESLRILQSVKSDLAAVIIEPVLGGAGCIPATKEYLKGIEEFAKKNNTLYILDEIVTGFRFRYGCIYDTMKLDPDIVTLGKIVGGGFPIGVICAKDEILKFSDTRVFSKKTRAYVGGGTFSANPMTMAAGHATLVALGRSKTTYAKIDGLGEKTRSGLAKAFDGKAIITGRGSLFMTHFAANGVTGVSNAADAAMCNTKTLQRFHFEMIARDGIFFLPGKLGAFSWAHSDADVKALVAAAERFSAQI, from the coding sequence TTGGAAAGCGCCGAGGCAATCTACAGGAAAAAGACAAGGACGTCATCAAAGATATTTGAGAGATCTAAAAAACTCCACGTAAACGGCGTAAGCCACAACATCCGATTCTTTGAGCCATACCCGTTTGTCACAAAGTCGGCAAAGGGCAAACATCTGATAGACGTGGACTCTAACAAGTACGTCGATTTTTGGATGGGCCACTGGAGTTTGATTTTGGGCCACGCCGCAAAGGAGGTCATCGGCACTGTAAAAGAGCAGACAAATCGCGGATGGATGTACGGGACGGTAAACAAGAACACAGTCGAGCTGTCAGAAAAAATAGCAAAGGCAGTTCCCGTTGCAGAAAAGATTCGGTACGTCTCGACTGGGACAGAGGCCACAATGTACGCAGTAAGGCTTGCACGTGCAGTCACAGGAAGAAAGGTTGTCGCAAAGATAGACGGCGGGTGGCACGGGTACACGACGGATCTTCTAAAGACTGTGAACTGGCCGTTTTCAGAATCAGAAAGCAGTGGTCTGACAGACGAGGAGCACATCGTGTCAATACCGTACAACAACCTGCAAGAGTCGCTTCGGATATTGCAATCGGTAAAATCTGATCTTGCCGCAGTCATAATAGAGCCGGTGCTTGGCGGTGCAGGGTGCATTCCTGCAACAAAAGAATACCTAAAGGGAATAGAAGAGTTTGCAAAAAAGAACAACACACTTTACATTTTAGACGAGATAGTGACAGGATTTCGATTCAGATACGGGTGCATATACGACACGATGAAGCTTGACCCAGACATTGTCACGTTGGGAAAGATCGTTGGGGGCGGCTTTCCAATCGGAGTCATTTGCGCAAAGGACGAGATCCTAAAGTTTTCAGACACGCGAGTCTTTTCAAAGAAGACAAGGGCGTATGTTGGAGGCGGGACGTTTTCTGCAAACCCGATGACGATGGCAGCAGGCCATGCAACACTTGTAGCACTTGGAAGGAGCAAAACAACATACGCAAAGATTGACGGTCTTGGAGAAAAGACAAGGTCAGGACTTGCAAAGGCATTTGACGGAAAGGCAATCATCACAGGACGCGGCTCGCTGTTCATGACACACTTTGCGGCAAACGGGGTGACCGGTGTCAGTAATGCAGCAGACGCTGCGATGTGCAACACAAAGACCCTGCAGAGATTCCACTTTGAGATGATTGCAAGGGACGGAATATTCTTCCTTCCAGGCAAGCTTGGCGCATTTTCTTGGGCACACTCTGATGCGGACGTAAAGGCACTTGTTGCAGCAGCAGAAAGATTTTCAGCGCAAATCTGA
- a CDS encoding cupin domain-containing protein, producing the protein MIFTDVRTTAPIEGSEGSKIRQIFHPHNTMLGIRYSIVHCTLEPGTKSRPHQLKSSEVYYVTRGEGVLHVGNESSKLVQDQSAYVPPHTRQFIENTGKTPLEFLCIVDPAWKQEDES; encoded by the coding sequence ATGATATTCACAGATGTCAGGACGACGGCTCCAATCGAGGGCTCAGAGGGCAGCAAGATTAGGCAGATCTTCCATCCCCACAACACGATGCTTGGAATCAGGTATAGTATAGTGCACTGCACGCTTGAGCCTGGAACAAAGTCCAGACCGCACCAGCTAAAGTCATCGGAGGTGTACTATGTAACGCGTGGCGAGGGCGTTTTGCATGTAGGTAATGAATCGTCCAAGTTGGTGCAGGACCAGTCGGCGTACGTTCCTCCACACACAAGGCAGTTCATAGAAAACACGGGCAAGACTCCTCTGGAGTTTTTGTGCATAGTTGATCCTGCGTGGAAACAAGAAGACGAGTCATAG
- a CDS encoding DnaJ domain-containing protein, producing the protein MDTTQACQILQVRPDSTFNEIKYAYRKLALELHPDKNNEEQDGAKFRKVTEAYHLLKNSTRASNSKAKAWRPTGAKQQTRSNWGARPEDRTPEEDWSRYTRQVEESNPTFWRSYVSEFWKGYEERVGQAKNRYDFEITQETEKEQDVHVGVDHSLCIGCCSCETIAPKVFSVDKISKMNPKSNVINKKGAKVDTIMDAAQTCPTKAIKVEDSETGRRLYPY; encoded by the coding sequence TTGGACACGACCCAAGCATGCCAGATACTGCAGGTGCGCCCAGATTCAACTTTTAATGAGATAAAGTACGCGTACAGAAAGCTGGCACTTGAGCTGCACCCGGACAAAAACAACGAGGAGCAGGACGGGGCAAAATTCAGAAAGGTGACAGAGGCGTACCACCTGCTCAAAAACAGCACACGCGCATCAAACTCCAAGGCAAAGGCATGGAGGCCGACTGGCGCAAAGCAGCAGACAAGATCAAACTGGGGTGCAAGACCCGAGGACCGAACACCAGAAGAGGACTGGTCCAGGTATACAAGGCAGGTAGAAGAGTCCAACCCCACGTTTTGGAGGAGTTACGTATCAGAATTCTGGAAGGGGTACGAGGAGCGAGTCGGCCAGGCGAAAAACAGGTACGACTTTGAGATAACTCAGGAGACTGAAAAGGAGCAAGATGTGCATGTTGGCGTGGATCACAGCCTGTGCATAGGATGTTGCAGCTGCGAGACGATTGCCCCAAAGGTATTCTCAGTAGACAAGATATCAAAGATGAACCCCAAGTCCAACGTGATAAACAAAAAGGGTGCAAAGGTGGACACCATAATGGACGCAGCTCAGACGTGTCCTACAAAGGCAATCAAGGTGGAAGACTCGGAGACAGGAAGGCGCCTGTACCCGTACTAG
- a CDS encoding HIT family protein, protein MDCIFCKIAKGEIKTRIVAETKKSLAFLDAFPLAPGHTLVIPKTHCAKIQDLSKEDNCDLFDLVHDVASKVDSLTGAVLLAVHNGKGAGQEIPHVHVHLVPRTEGDSAGAIHGMFAKRPAMSDSDFDKVLEKIK, encoded by the coding sequence ATGGACTGCATCTTTTGCAAAATTGCAAAGGGCGAGATAAAGACCAGGATAGTTGCGGAAACAAAAAAATCGCTTGCATTCTTGGATGCGTTTCCCCTTGCACCAGGACACACACTTGTCATTCCAAAGACCCACTGTGCAAAAATCCAGGATCTTTCAAAGGAGGACAACTGCGACCTCTTTGATCTGGTGCACGATGTAGCATCCAAAGTCGACTCGCTTACCGGCGCCGTGCTCTTGGCAGTGCACAACGGAAAAGGTGCAGGACAGGAGATACCTCACGTGCACGTGCACTTGGTGCCAAGAACGGAAGGTGATTCGGCAGGAGCAATTCATGGCATGTTTGCAAAACGCCCTGCAATGTCTGACTCTGACTTTGATAAAGTGCTTGAGAAGATAAAGTGA
- a CDS encoding 3-hydroxyacyl-CoA dehydrogenase family protein, with the protein MSVKNITVLGSGVMGHGIAQVSAMSGYNVVLRDIDQQFLDKAMEKIRWSLEKLVSKEKITKAESDAIIGRITTKVDLGEAVKSADLVIEAVPEIMDLKMKVYAELDKVANSSTVFASNTSTLPITEIANTTSRPERFIGIHFFNPPQLMKLVEVIPGQKTAQDVVQMTVDYVKSVKKEPVICKKDVPGFIVNRLFIPMVHEACWLKQRQNLTMEQIDSAVKFKMGFPMGIFELADFTGMDVIHKATIELQIRDKKVIFPHPDVEKLFNEKKLGQKTGEGFYKYSDDKYERVQLDENLASKCNPIDLVANILNNAAWLVTNKASDIAEIEKAANLGLGLKKPIFDTAREFGIKNIVDELNGLARKYGQFYEPDPLIVSMQ; encoded by the coding sequence TTGTCAGTCAAAAACATAACCGTGCTCGGATCGGGCGTGATGGGCCACGGCATTGCGCAAGTAAGCGCAATGTCTGGGTACAACGTCGTGCTGCGCGACATCGACCAGCAGTTTTTGGACAAGGCAATGGAGAAGATAAGATGGAGCCTTGAGAAACTGGTCTCAAAGGAAAAGATCACCAAGGCAGAATCAGATGCAATAATTGGAAGGATCACCACCAAGGTGGACCTTGGCGAGGCAGTAAAGTCTGCAGACTTGGTAATCGAGGCAGTGCCTGAGATAATGGACCTAAAGATGAAGGTGTATGCGGAGCTGGACAAGGTAGCAAACAGTAGTACGGTGTTTGCGTCCAACACGAGTACCCTGCCAATCACAGAGATAGCAAACACGACCAGTAGGCCCGAGAGGTTTATTGGAATTCACTTTTTCAATCCGCCGCAGCTGATGAAGCTGGTGGAGGTCATACCGGGGCAAAAGACGGCGCAGGACGTAGTACAGATGACAGTAGATTATGTAAAATCGGTAAAAAAAGAGCCGGTCATTTGCAAAAAAGACGTCCCGGGATTTATCGTAAACAGATTGTTCATACCAATGGTGCACGAGGCATGCTGGCTAAAACAGAGGCAGAACCTCACAATGGAGCAGATTGACTCTGCAGTCAAGTTCAAGATGGGATTTCCGATGGGGATATTTGAGCTGGCAGACTTTACTGGCATGGACGTAATACACAAGGCAACAATTGAATTGCAGATAAGGGACAAGAAGGTCATATTTCCGCATCCGGACGTAGAAAAGTTGTTCAACGAGAAAAAGCTCGGACAAAAGACCGGCGAGGGATTCTACAAGTACTCCGATGACAAGTACGAACGAGTGCAGCTTGACGAGAACCTGGCAAGCAAGTGCAACCCAATCGACCTTGTTGCAAACATACTAAACAACGCGGCATGGCTTGTGACAAACAAGGCAAGCGATATTGCAGAAATAGAAAAGGCAGCAAACCTCGGACTGGGTCTCAAAAAGCCAATCTTTGATACTGCAAGGGAGTTTGGCATCAAGAACATAGTAGATGAGCTGAACGGCCTGGCGAGAAAATACGGCCAGTTTTACGAGCCGGATCCGCTAATAGTATCTATGCAGTAA
- a CDS encoding TIGR00725 family protein gives MPKKRQILVIGNNENGSTPELEEIAYAVGQEVAKSESVLITGGLGGVMSAASRGAHDAGGLTVGIIPQDNASFANEYCDIVIPSGLGLARDFLNALSADGVIVVGGGSGTLSEICAAYMHKKPIVTLKNSGGMATEYADRYVDHRKNVKIVGVDTPQEAVRYILDQITA, from the coding sequence ATGCCAAAGAAAAGACAGATCTTGGTGATAGGAAACAACGAAAACGGATCGACTCCTGAGCTTGAGGAAATTGCGTACGCTGTGGGCCAAGAGGTGGCAAAATCCGAATCCGTCCTAATAACTGGCGGCCTTGGCGGCGTGATGTCTGCCGCATCCAGGGGCGCACATGACGCAGGAGGACTGACAGTTGGAATAATTCCTCAAGACAACGCATCATTTGCAAACGAATACTGCGACATTGTAATCCCAAGTGGGCTTGGGCTTGCAAGGGACTTTCTAAATGCACTCTCAGCAGACGGCGTAATAGTTGTGGGTGGTGGCTCTGGGACCCTTTCTGAGATATGTGCCGCATACATGCACAAAAAACCAATTGTTACGCTGAAAAACTCTGGCGGCATGGCAACAGAGTACGCTGACAGGTATGTAGATCACAGAAAGAACGTAAAGATTGTCGGAGTGGACACGCCGCAAGAAGCAGTAAGGTACATCCTAGACCAGATTACTGCATAG
- a CDS encoding C2H2-type zinc finger protein produces the protein MRLFKKITCQSCSRSFGSEEERMQHQQTVHDKDSPYDCKVCNQNFSNMQDMRAHLQKFHSYKKDRTQSA, from the coding sequence ATGAGATTATTCAAAAAAATTACCTGCCAGTCATGCAGCAGGTCGTTTGGCTCAGAGGAGGAAAGGATGCAGCACCAACAAACGGTACACGACAAGGATTCGCCGTACGACTGCAAGGTGTGCAATCAGAATTTCTCAAACATGCAGGACATGCGAGCGCATCTTCAGAAATTTCACAGCTACAAAAAAGACAGAACTCAGAGTGCCTGA
- a CDS encoding RNA polymerase Rbp10: MSEQPEEVPIPSAPVAEKFDVIYKCLRCGTTVTNTELSRLPEIKCICGFRVFTKVRPPIVKTVQAL, translated from the coding sequence ATGTCTGAACAACCTGAAGAAGTACCTATTCCATCTGCCCCAGTTGCAGAAAAATTTGACGTCATATACAAGTGCCTTCGATGCGGAACAACCGTGACAAACACCGAACTGAGCAGACTTCCTGAAATAAAATGCATCTGCGGATTCAGAGTCTTCACCAAAGTGAGACCGCCAATCGTAAAGACCGTTCAGGCACTCTGA
- the rpsJ gene encoding 30S ribosomal protein S10, with the protein MTQSARIKLTSTSLPKLDGVCTEIMGIGKKTGVRVKGPTPLPVKRLNVVTRKSPCGNGTETYEKWEMRMHRRIIDLSADDKAIRQLMRLKIPDDVYIELSLK; encoded by the coding sequence ATGACACAATCCGCCCGAATCAAACTGACAAGCACAAGTCTGCCAAAACTTGACGGTGTCTGTACAGAGATTATGGGAATCGGAAAAAAGACCGGGGTTAGAGTAAAGGGACCAACACCTCTTCCAGTAAAGAGACTCAACGTCGTCACAAGAAAGTCACCTTGCGGCAACGGAACTGAGACGTATGAAAAATGGGAGATGAGAATGCACCGACGAATTATTGATCTTAGCGCCGACGACAAGGCAATTCGACAATTAATGAGACTAAAGATCCCAGACGACGTCTACATCGAGCTGTCCTTAAAGTAG
- the tuf gene encoding translation elongation factor EF-1 subunit alpha, which translates to MATKPHLNLIVTGHIDNGKSTTMGHFLMDMGLVDERTIASHAAESEKTGKGDTFKYAWVMDNIKDERERGITIDLAFQKFETPKYFFTLIDAPGHRDFIKNMITGASEADAAVLVLSAKEGETDTAIAPGGQAREHAFLLKTLGVNQLIVAINKMDDSNYSEAAYKVAKEKAEKLVKSVGYKLENVPIIPVSGWKGDNLVKKSENMPWWAGKTLLQAFDDFSSPEKPVGKPLRLPIQDVYTITGVGTVPVGRVETGKFKANDKIIIMPSGATGEVKSIETHHTQMESAEAGDNIGFNLRGIEKKDIKRGDVMGHPDNPPKVAKEFRAQIIVIHHPTALAPGYTPVMHAHTAQVAATITEFEAKINPATGAIDEQNPKFLKVGDSAIVKIRPVRPTCVETFKDFPEMGRFALRDMGATIAAGIVKDITEEYKP; encoded by the coding sequence ATGGCAACAAAACCACACTTGAATTTGATCGTAACAGGACATATCGATAATGGAAAATCAACTACAATGGGCCACTTTTTAATGGACATGGGCCTTGTAGACGAAAGAACTATTGCTTCTCATGCAGCAGAGTCTGAAAAGACCGGAAAGGGTGATACCTTCAAGTACGCATGGGTAATGGACAATATCAAAGACGAACGAGAAAGAGGAATTACAATTGACTTGGCATTTCAAAAGTTTGAAACTCCAAAATACTTCTTCACACTAATCGATGCACCAGGCCACAGGGACTTTATCAAAAACATGATTACTGGAGCATCTGAGGCAGATGCGGCAGTCCTAGTACTTTCTGCAAAAGAAGGTGAGACTGACACTGCAATCGCACCTGGCGGACAGGCAAGAGAGCACGCATTCTTGCTCAAGACACTTGGTGTGAACCAACTCATCGTAGCAATCAACAAGATGGACGACAGCAACTATTCCGAGGCAGCATACAAGGTTGCAAAGGAAAAGGCCGAGAAACTAGTAAAGTCCGTAGGCTACAAACTCGAAAACGTACCAATCATACCAGTATCTGGATGGAAGGGAGATAACCTAGTAAAAAAGTCAGAGAACATGCCATGGTGGGCAGGCAAGACACTGCTTCAGGCATTCGACGACTTTTCGTCTCCTGAAAAACCAGTCGGCAAGCCACTCAGACTGCCAATCCAAGACGTATACACCATCACCGGTGTGGGCACAGTGCCAGTGGGCAGAGTAGAGACGGGCAAGTTCAAGGCAAACGACAAGATAATCATCATGCCATCTGGCGCAACAGGTGAGGTAAAATCAATTGAAACTCACCACACTCAAATGGAATCTGCAGAAGCAGGAGACAACATCGGATTCAACCTCAGAGGTATCGAAAAGAAGGATATCAAGAGAGGCGATGTGATGGGTCACCCAGACAATCCACCAAAGGTTGCAAAAGAGTTCAGAGCACAAATCATAGTAATACATCACCCAACAGCGCTTGCACCTGGTTACACGCCAGTCATGCATGCACACACAGCACAAGTTGCAGCAACAATCACCGAGTTCGAAGCAAAAATCAACCCGGCAACAGGTGCAATTGACGAACAAAATCCAAAGTTCCTCAAAGTTGGAGACTCTGCAATAGTAAAGATTAGACCAGTTAGACCAACATGTGTTGAGACGTTCAAAGACTTTCCAGAAATGGGAAGATTTGCTCTCAGAGACATGGGCGCAACTATTGCAGCCGGAATTGTCAAAGACATTACTGAAGAATACAAGCCATAA
- a CDS encoding fructose-1,6-bisphosphatase, whose amino-acid sequence MKITVSAIKADVGGIGGHTRPSDGLLDAVRKTIKDASSLLLDHYIGYSGDDVHIIMSHTKGTDNSEIHGLAWKAFEEGTKVAKSEGLYGAGQDLLKDSFSGNVKGMGPGVAELEFEERPNEAFTVLAADKTEPGAFNYPFYRLFVDALSNTGLIVNKSLAAGVKFNVMDVEAGEIAELSLWEDKPILEAALMYPGRYVVSSVYTKAGEPILASSTDRLHNIAGTYVGKDDPIAIVRTQKNFPATEELGSVFNNPHYVAGNTRGSHNMPLMPVKINTAASINFCIPIIESLVFSMHNGKFTGPFDGFSTPDWDYVREIATKKALAMRSQGFIHPATLVPAELEYAEGYKAVIDGLKKKMRPVEAKSTFGSKKYEDPD is encoded by the coding sequence ATGAAAATCACCGTTTCTGCAATAAAGGCCGATGTAGGCGGAATTGGCGGCCACACGAGGCCAAGCGATGGCTTGCTTGACGCAGTCAGAAAGACCATAAAAGATGCTTCAAGTCTTCTACTAGACCATTACATAGGGTACTCAGGCGACGACGTACACATCATAATGTCCCACACAAAGGGCACAGACAACTCTGAGATCCACGGCCTGGCGTGGAAGGCATTTGAGGAGGGAACCAAGGTCGCAAAGTCCGAGGGCCTATATGGTGCAGGGCAAGACCTGCTCAAGGACTCTTTCTCTGGAAACGTAAAGGGTATGGGTCCAGGAGTTGCAGAATTAGAGTTTGAGGAAAGACCAAACGAGGCATTTACAGTTTTAGCAGCAGACAAGACAGAGCCCGGCGCATTCAACTATCCGTTCTACAGATTGTTCGTAGATGCTCTAAGCAATACCGGACTTATTGTAAACAAATCACTTGCTGCAGGCGTAAAGTTCAATGTAATGGACGTAGAGGCAGGCGAGATTGCAGAGCTGTCCCTGTGGGAGGACAAGCCCATACTAGAGGCAGCGCTCATGTATCCTGGCAGATACGTTGTATCATCAGTGTACACAAAGGCAGGCGAGCCGATTCTTGCGTCATCTACTGACAGACTGCACAACATTGCAGGAACATATGTTGGAAAGGACGACCCGATTGCAATAGTCAGGACACAGAAGAACTTTCCTGCAACAGAAGAACTCGGAAGTGTGTTCAACAACCCTCACTATGTGGCAGGCAATACGCGTGGAAGCCACAACATGCCCCTGATGCCAGTAAAGATCAACACGGCAGCGTCAATCAACTTTTGCATCCCAATCATAGAGTCGCTCGTGTTCTCAATGCACAACGGCAAGTTCACTGGACCATTTGACGGATTCTCGACTCCGGACTGGGACTATGTAAGAGAGATTGCCACAAAGAAGGCACTTGCAATGAGAAGCCAAGGATTCATCCATCCTGCAACACTTGTTCCAGCAGAGCTGGAATATGCAGAAGGATACAAGGCAGTAATCGACGGACTCAAAAAGAAGATGAGACCGGTTGAGGCCAAGAGCACCTTTGGCAGCAAAAAATACGAAGATCCTGACTAG